One window of the Melospiza melodia melodia isolate bMelMel2 chromosome 15, bMelMel2.pri, whole genome shotgun sequence genome contains the following:
- the MEX3B gene encoding RNA-binding protein MEX3B, whose translation MPSSLFADMERNGSGGGGGGGGGGGGETLDDQRALQIALDQLSLLGLDNDETGSIYDNEPRKKSVNMTECVPVPSSEHVAEIVGRQGCKIKALRAKTNTYIKTPVRGEEPLFVVTGRKEDVAMARREIISAAEHFSMIRASRNKNTALNGTVPGPPNLPGQTTIQVRVPYRVVGLVVGPKGATIKRIQQQTHTYIVTPSRDKEPVFEVTGMPENVDRAREEIEAHIAMRTGGIIELTDENDFHANGTDVGFELNGTGSLWSKPTPPSITPTPGRKPFCNYRNDSSSSLGSASTDSYFGGGTGGGGSARLADYSPPSPALSFSHNGNNNNNSANGYVYGGGGGDVLSSPDCCSELPFDSPPGFDLAPAPPPGAALLWPQFERGPAAPPSPAPSPAAAAAFPGAAPANANLALLVSGPRRGAAPPPARLSPPLHGSAAGTEHPLARRVRSDPGGRLLAASYPLYANGLGAHLPGLPSDSSASSSSSSSSSSSSSCSSSGVRRKGSRDCSVCFESEVIAALVPCGHNLFCMECANRICEKTEPQCPVCHSAVTQAIRIFS comes from the exons ATGCCCAGCTCGCTTTTTGCAGACATGGAGAGGaacgggagcggcggcggcggcggtggtggtggtggtggcgggGGAGAGACCCTGGATGACCAAAGAGCCCTTCAGATCGCCCTGGATCAGCtctccctgctggggctggacaACGACGAGACGGGCTCCATTTACGACAACGAGCCTCGGAAAAAGAGCGTGAACATGACTGAATGCGTGCCGGTGCCCAGCTCGGAACATGTCGCTGAGATAGTGGGGAGACAAG GTTGTAAAATCAAAGCTCTGCGGGCAAAGACCAACACCTACATCAAGACCCCGGTTCGCGGGGAGGAGCCGCTCTTTGTTGTGACGGGCAGAAAGGAAGATGtggccatggcccgcagggagatcATCTCTGCGGCCGAGCACTTCTCCATGATCCGAGCCTCGCGGAACAAGAACACAGCCCTGAACGGCACCGTCCCCGGCCCCCCGAACCTGCCCGGCCAAACCACCATCCAGGTGCGGGTGCCTTATCGCGTGGTGGGCTTGGTCGTGGGGCCCAAGGGGGCGACCATCAAGCGCATCCAGCAGCAGACGCACACGTACATCGTGACCCCGAGCCGGGACAAGGAGCCGGTCTTTGAAGTGACAGGCATGCCAGAGAACGTGGACCGTGCCCGGGAGGAGATCGAGGCGCACATCGCCATGCGCACCGGCGGCATCATCGAGCTGACGGACGAGAACGACTTCCACGCCAACGGCACGGACGTGGGCTTCGAGCTGAACGGCACGGGCAGCCTCTGGAGCAAGCCCACGCCGCCCAGCATCACACCCACCCCGGGCCGCAAGCCCTTCTGCAACTACCGCAACGACAGCTCCAGCTCGCTGGGCAGCGCCTCCACCGACTCCTACTTCGGGGGCGGCACCGGGGGGGGCGGCAGCGCCCGCCTGGCCGACTACAGCCCCCCGAGCCCGGCGCTGAGCTTCTCGCACAAcggcaacaacaacaacaacagcgcCAACGGCTACGTGtacggcgggggcggcggcgacGTCCTCTCCTCCCCGGACTGCTGCTCCGAGCTGCCCTTCGACTCGCCGCCCGGCTTCGACCtggcgcccgccccgccgcccggggCCGCCCTCCTCTGGCCGCAGTTCgagcgcggccccgccgcgccgccctcGCCCGCGCcctcgcccgccgccgccgccgccttccCGGGCGCCGCGCCCGCCAATGCCAACCTGGCGCTGCTGGTGAGCGGCCCCCGGCGCGGCGCCGCCCCGCCCCCGGCGCGGCTCTCCCCGCCCCTGCACGGCAGCGCGGCCGGCACCGAGCACCCGCTGGCGCGCCGGGTGCGCAGCGACCCGGGCGGGCGGCTGCTGGCCGCCTCCTACCCGCTGTACGCCAACGGGCTGGGCGCCCACCTGCCCGGGCTGCCCTCCGACTCCTCcgcctcctcgtcctcctcctccagctcctcgtccagctcctcctgctcctcctctggcgtGCGGCGGAAGGGCAGCCGCGACTGCTCGGTGTGCTTCGAGAGCGAGGTGATCGCGGCGCTGGTGCCCTGCGGCCACAACCTCTTCTGCATGGAGTGCGCCAACCGCATCTGCGAGAAGACGGAGCCGCAGTGCCCCGTGTGCCACAGCGCCGTCACCCAGGCCATCCGCATCTTCTCCTGA